The nucleotide sequence ATTCTGTGGGTCCTTATGATAAAATGGAGGTTGATGAGTTTCCAAATTGCCTTTTCTGCGGTAAGGAAGCCCGGTTTAGTGCTTTAACCGGAGCTGGTCTCTGGTGTTATCTCTGTGAAGTTTGCTTTAAGGAGTATGGACTCGGAATAGGGGGAGCAGAGGGGCAAATATTGGTTCTAAAGCCAAAGGGGGGCAAAAATGCCGATTTATGAATTCTGGTGTAGTTCTTGCCAGCAAAAAATTGACATATATCAACAGGGTTTTTCTGACATTTCCCATTCCTGCCCAAACTGTAGAAATAAAAAACTTGAGCGAATACTTTCTCCCTTTTCCATACGTAAAACGGACAGACAGGTTTACGAAGAAATACGTGACGACAAACAATTTGAACGAGCGGTAAAAGGCAATGATCCTAAAGCTATAGCTGAATTAGTTGAGCGAACAGGCAGAGGTAGTGAAATTCCCGATGAGTGTAAAGAAACAATAGGAAGACTGGCCAAGGGAGAGTGGCCTATAAAAGATGGCAAGCCTTCGGGAAGTGAATAGCAGCTTCCCAAAAACAGAAAGCCCAACCTCATAAGATTGGGCTTTCTGTTTTTCTGGCCCACTCGGATAAGCAATTTCAAGAACTATAAATGCTCATTTGTTCTCCAAACCGCAAAGGAAAAAACATCGAAACAATGTATTGAGGAAACATTGTATTTACAACAATCTACAGCCCGTTTCATAAATTGAGCAAGATATTCACCACAAAAATCACATCTATCCTCGTTAAATATATAGCCTCCTGATTTCATTATTTTCCGTTATTAATAAAATCTTTTAGAGCCTTCTGGAAAGTGAATGCTGCCAGAAGGGAACAGTGTTTGTGATTTTCCGGCACACATTCTAAATAATCAAGGATTGAACTTTGATTAATTTTGAAACAGTCACGAATTGTTTTTGCTTCTGCCATTGCGGTTGCTACGTTGCATGCTGCAATGGTAAACATACAACCATCAGTTGTAAATTTGGCAACTTCTATTTTTCTGTTTCTTCCACGAAGGAACATTTCAACAGTATCCCCTCACGTACCGGTTATTTTCGCATAACCGTCGGGGTTATTTATTATACCGCAGTTTCCCAGATTAACTCCGTCGTCGATTACTTTTTGCGAGTAAAGCTTTCTGGTCTCTTCATCAACCATATTAAACGTCTTTTCTGTAATTTTTCCCCTATCTTCCATTTTTTTTCCTAATGATCGCAAATATTTTCGCCCAGTTTTAACGTGCCGCTGAGGTAATTTTCGACGATGGTCTGAGGATTATCGGAAGGTGCACCTATCAGCACACGTATCCCCTTTTCTTCAAAGAGTCCCTGCGCTCGCTGACCCATACCGCCCGCGAGAATGAAGTCCGTACCCCTCTCATGCAGCCATACCGGAAGCAACCCCGGTTCATGAGGCGGGGCGGGTATGCTCTCTTTTCGGAGAATTTTTTTATTTTCCGCATCTATGTCGAAAAAGGCAAATTCTTCACAATGGCCAAAATGAGGGCTGAGGCGGTCCTGAACAACCGGCACCGCAATTCTAAATGAAGTTTGTGCTTTCTTTTCAGGAAGGGTAATATCTGGCTCTGGCATTTCTTTTTCTTCTATGCTCAGGATTGGTGTGATAGCCCTTGTGAATGCCTTTGCTGCTTCCGTCTCTGAATGGTGATACACAAAAGGCTTCCCGCTATCCGAAGCTTCCACAATCATCGGTTCAACGGGTATGCTCCCCAGAAAGGGCACTTTCATCTGTTTTGCCATTGTCTCACCGCCACCTTTTTTGAATATATCGATTACTGTTCCACAGTGAGGACAGGCAAAACCGCTCATGTTTTCAATAACGCCTAATACGGGAACTTTAACCTGTTTGCAGAAATTGATGCATCTTCTGACATCATTGAGAGACAGCTCCTGCGGAGTTGTGACAATAATTGCACCGTCACTGTTCGGGATAAGTTGAGCTACTGAAAGTGGTTCATCTCCTGTTCCCGGAGGAAAATCGATGAAAAGATAGTCGAGATCTCCCCAATCAACGTCGGTAAGCAGTTGTTTTATCATGTTCATCTTCTTAGGACCTCTCCAGATAACTGCGTCGTCCTGATTCGGAAGTAGAAATCCTATGGACATCACCTTGATCCCTTCAATAAAATCTACCGGAATAATTGACTTACCATCAAATGATGGTCGCTCCTTTTCAAGATTTAGCAGAGTGGGAATACTTGGACCATGAAAATCACTATCCAGAATTCCAACCTTTTTACCTTCCATGGCCATCGAAACGGCGATGTTGACGGCAACTGTACTTTTGCCCACACCCCCTTTTCCTGAAAGGATCATAATCTTGTGTTTTATCTTATCCATACGATTTGTGAGTTCTTCGCTTTGCGTAAATTGCGCTAACCCCTCACTAGATTTTTGGTTATTTGAATCACTTTCGGGTTTGTTACCAGAGTTTCTTCCATTACCCATTTTTAAATCCCCTTTCATTTAACTCTTGTTTTTTATATGCTATTTTTAGTATTATTCTTAGTTGTTCTGTAAAGAACTTTACTTGCCCGTTTTTGCCTTTGAATCATATTTTGGCCCAATAGCTCCTCAACGTATTTTACAGCTTCGTTTGGATGCAAATTCAGTCCTGCCGATATATCATCGATTGAACAGGGACGCCGAATCAGCATCTGGAGAACATCGTCGCGTGTTCTTTTGAATTCACCAAGATCGTGAACTTTTGTATAATCTGCAATTATTTCACAACTGGGACCAAACAGCCTCGCAATCTCTTCTAATTTATCTTCTTCAACTATTTCAACAAAATCCTCCGCTGGTGTCCTCACGGCTGTATTGATCTGTACACGTTCCGGCGCAATGCGATCAACCCAGGTCTTAATTTTTAAAATCTCATCTTCATTATCAGTCATGCCACCGATCAGAAAGACTTCCAACCATACAGGCCCTTTAAAATGCTCACGGAATGAGCATAACCCCTTGACCATTTTACTGAAAGAAATATCCGGATGGGGCCGGTTTACGGATAAAAAAGTGTTTTCATTTCCCACATCCAATGACGGAATAACAAGATCAGCCTCCAGAACCGAATCGCGAACATCATCAATCCAAAAAAGCGATCCATTTGTCAAAACAGCCACGGGAATATCAGTTACGTCTTTAATGCCCCTGATAATATCCCTGATACGGCTGTAAAGAGTCGGCTCGCCCGACCCTGAAAGGGTTATATAATCAGAACATGGATTTTCCTTTAATTTGTCCTGGATGTCACTAACTACATCCTCTACCGGAAAGTATTCTTCCAATTCTGTGGTCTTGTTTGTTGTCCTTCCCAGTTGACAATAGATACAATCATATGTACAGGTTTTAAAGGGAACAATGTCTATCCCCAGTGACCTGCCAAGACGCCTCGATGGTACGGGACCGAAGGCAAACCTTCTTTTCGTTTTCTGGATCATGCTTCAATCTAATCTTCACATGGTCTTACGTCACATGGCGTTTCCCTGCCGCAACAGGTTATCTCTTTTCCGCAATTGGATGATGCCGGATTATGTCTCCCAATTCATAAAATAGCTGTTACGTTTTTGTGCTTTAAAAACCAGATCGCCCACCTTACAACCTATCTTATTGGCGATAACGGGACACTTTGCCTGAAGCAGGAAAAATATATTTTCACACTGATCGCTAAGTGACTCATAATTTGCCTGTCCCTTTGAAATTATAATATCCGCTTTATGGTAATACTCTAAAAATTCTTCAGAGCATGATTTCAGAACAACTCCCGGGAAATCGGCACCTGTGTCTATGACTCTTACTATATCCGTCATTCCAACAAATTTCGCATCTTCCATAGTTGCATCATTGATTATGGGCTTGCCTCTTACAGCATAAGTTATATCGATATCTGTCTCTTGGATGAATAAATTGATTAATATCTTGTCCAGTACAATCTCTCCGCATTATCACCTACATAAAGAAGGTTCTTAGAATTTTTAATGGATCTTTCAAAAAAAGGATAATTAAAAAAAGCTGCTTTCTTGTTTGAAAAATCTTTGAAAATATCCTTTATATCGGTCCATTGTCGTTCTGGTCC is from Syntrophales bacterium and encodes:
- a CDS encoding zinc ribbon domain-containing protein, with product MPIYEFWCSSCQQKIDIYQQGFSDISHSCPNCRNKKLERILSPFSIRKTDRQVYEEIRDDKQFERAVKGNDPKAIAELVERTGRGSEIPDECKETIGRLAKGEWPIKDGKPSGSE
- a CDS encoding iron-sulfur cluster carrier protein MrpORP, encoding MDKIKHKIMILSGKGGVGKSTVAVNIAVSMAMEGKKVGILDSDFHGPSIPTLLNLEKERPSFDGKSIIPVDFIEGIKVMSIGFLLPNQDDAVIWRGPKKMNMIKQLLTDVDWGDLDYLFIDFPPGTGDEPLSVAQLIPNSDGAIIVTTPQELSLNDVRRCINFCKQVKVPVLGVIENMSGFACPHCGTVIDIFKKGGGETMAKQMKVPFLGSIPVEPMIVEASDSGKPFVYHHSETEAAKAFTRAITPILSIEEKEMPEPDITLPEKKAQTSFRIAVPVVQDRLSPHFGHCEEFAFFDIDAENKKILRKESIPAPPHEPGLLPVWLHERGTDFILAGGMGQRAQGLFEEKGIRVLIGAPSDNPQTIVENYLSGTLKLGENICDH
- a CDS encoding radical SAM protein, with translation MIQKTKRRFAFGPVPSRRLGRSLGIDIVPFKTCTYDCIYCQLGRTTNKTTELEEYFPVEDVVSDIQDKLKENPCSDYITLSGSGEPTLYSRIRDIIRGIKDVTDIPVAVLTNGSLFWIDDVRDSVLEADLVIPSLDVGNENTFLSVNRPHPDISFSKMVKGLCSFREHFKGPVWLEVFLIGGMTDNEDEILKIKTWVDRIAPERVQINTAVRTPAEDFVEIVEEDKLEEIARLFGPSCEIIADYTKVHDLGEFKRTRDDVLQMLIRRPCSIDDISAGLNLHPNEAVKYVEELLGQNMIQRQKRASKVLYRTTKNNTKNSI
- a CDS encoding ARMT1-like domain-containing protein, giving the protein MDITYAVRGKPIINDATMEDAKFVGMTDIVRVIDTGADFPGVVLKSCSEEFLEYYHKADIIISKGQANYESLSDQCENIFFLLQAKCPVIANKIGCKVGDLVFKAQKRNSYFMNWET